GCTAGCTACGATTAGCTCCGGTAAGGTTAGCTAAAGCTGGCTTCCGTTAGCGGGATGCGCGAACCTTATGACCCCAAACTCCCAAAGCTGTGACAGGTTCAGTAACGATGAGGTGCTCCGGTTTAATTTGGCTCATTTATTAATTAcatattcaaaagaaaaaaatgtaaatatcacAACAAAGGCAGACGGGAAACAGAGAATGTTGCGCGACTTTGCAACTTTAACGCCATTGGTCAGCTTGACAGGAAAAGGCGGGGCGTGTGGCCACCGAACATTTCATTGGTCGCTGCGTTTCTGCTCACGAGCAGTACCGAACTACACCGAGTGAAGCCGAGCGGTGAGGAACAGCTGACCGAGAGGCTCGTGCCGTCGATGGATCGCTCTTCAGTTTAGAGgataaaaatatttgtaatcAGCTGGTGATCGATCAGAGGAGCGGGCATGCCGTCGCTGCTGTTCTGCGGGCCGAAGATGGCCGCGTGCGGGATCGTGATCAGCATCTGGGGCGTCATTATGCTGGTAAGATCCGCGGGGGGCGACTATTTCCTGGACGGCAGGGGGTCGTCAGTGCGGATGCTGCATTCTGATAAATAACTGATTTTATTATGAATGATTTCTCTCTGCTGATTTTATCTGATGGTGGGAAAACTCCGCACAGTGCAGCAGGGTCTGGCTAATCTCCGAATTCCAGTCCATCTCCGGTACATAGACGGAGCCCCTGTAGGCCGATCTGAATGTACTTTCGCTGGTTTCACCCTCCTCTGACGCTGCACCAAATAATCAATGATTAATACACTGATAGATCAATCAATGAAGAGCTGCACTCGTCTATTAAACGTGATGTAGGCGGCTAAAGTCTGGCTTTCCAGTCAAATGAATGAACCTCCTGTGGTTCAGGATAACAGTCCCCGACAAACAGAAAATCTGTGATTCCTGATCGCAGGTATTGATCAGCACGGCGGGAATCATTATTATTGGCTCAGCTGTTAAAGGCAGGTGTATGCACAGCTTTTTATGACGGCTGATGATCcgaaaacatgattttaaacACGTTTTTAATCAAAGGTGTCTttaaatggctaaaaaaaaaaaaaatcaatcatgtGACTCCTCATGTGACGTctcaaaacaggaagtcagtttttccacttccccTCTGGCATATCAAGAAAACTGTAAGaaatgtcctctggagtctttCAGGACAGATTGTTCAGTTTGAAGTgaagcagaaaaatgaagctaaaaaATTAACGAGTTTATTGTTTAAGgatcattttcagtttgatatttggtgatttcaGCCTTTAGATAAATGAATTTTCTTCATTAATcgtgtttgtttgcatgtttttagaGTAAATGATTAACTACAAACTGTCTACACCCAAAATAAACCCTGCAAACACAAAGCTGTTCACTCAGTGGAGACGTTAGCTGGGTCCCTGAGCCTTATGTTGACCTCCCTTCCTGCTCCCTTACAGGCGATGCTGGGAATCTTCTTCAGCGCCAAGTCGGCCGTGCTGATCGAGGACGTGCCGTTCACCGAGGAGGACATCCACAACGAGTGAGTGTGATGACACTGATGAAGGATCATAAACCTCAGCCGagcaccccacacacacacacacacacacacacacacacacacagcaccggCTTCATTTAAAGCCTCTTAAACCtcgtttttcatattttattaaagcAGGAatacaaaaatgcaacaaagacACAACCTGTGTGTGCAGGACAGAGACTCTGTGAGGCTCCACAGCTCAGTTCCTGAAGAACCCGCTGGTTCTTCAGAGTTGAAAGCTGCTCGGCTCAGTTTGTTTGTTCCATCTGCAGCTTTAATGTTCTCAGACGCTGGAACATCTTATAAATGTGACCCAATCAAAACGAGCCGGACAGGATATTCATGGccaaacacacagcagtcagTGCGCGGGATTGTGGGTTCACGGAATGTTCTTAGCAACAAAGGAGAGACTGCGCTCTTATTGGCTACCAGTGATGCCATTATTAAAATTACTTTGAAtattaaatatgcaaagtcattttaataattttgacaGTAAGCACGCTCTTGTTGCGGAGAACGTCCTGCAGAGAACGTCCTGTGTATCCCACGTATTTGGCCATGAATTATTCCGTGTGTCATCCGACTCATTTTTCCAGATTGGGTCAGAAATGAAAAAGCTGATTTGGTCCCTTTAATGACCAAAGATGGAGATAATAATCAGATAAAACTATTCTCCTCTTTTCTGCGCAGTAAAAATCCTCCTCAGAACATCTACAGTCTCTACAACCAGGTCGGCATCAACTGCTTCATCGCCGCCGCCATCTACGTGGTGGTGGGCGCCATCTCGCTCTGCCAGGTCCGGCTCAACAAGCGGCAGGAGTACATGGTGACATAAAGAGCTGCGGCGACggcctgacctctgacctctgactgcGAGGATCTGGTTCCTGTCCATAAAGTGTATTTGCGTTTCAGCTGTGGGTGATGTGATTGGCTGGGGTTAATGAGGGGGCGGGGTCAGGCATCCACTATgtaatttattttctatttaaatgtgtttgttgtcgttttgttgttgttgggtgaAATGTTGCCATTCCTTTCTAACGGGCGTGAAAGCGACCAAAcgcatcacatcagatttattcACATTAAAACAGTTGATTATGACAGCAGGAGGCGGAGCCCTCAGGACGCCTTCAGTGTCAGCTGAGGCGGTTTTATCATGTGACAGAAACACGGAGGCGTGGCTCAGGCGCCGCGTCCTCCTGCTGCTTCCTGAACAGATCAGAGGCGCTGCTGTCAGTCACATTCAGTCCTTCTGTGTTTGCTGGATGATCTTTGCAATAAAGTGTGAGTGGAAAAGTGaatgtttgttgtgtttaatgGAGTTTAACATAAACACAATAAAGCAGCTGAATATTTATCAGATTCATGGAGATTATTAGTTGGTTCTCTCCCACCTCTAAAGCCCAGCCGGGCTGAGGAGCAGCAGATCTGAGGAAATGGGACGTCCTCGAGTTCCTGCTCTTGTGCCACGTTTGATGGAGCAGTTTTCATCCAAACTAATAAAGTTCATAAATCCAAGTTTATCAGGAggttgaaaaataaaactgtgctCTACGGTGTCAAACACTGTGGAAAAATCTATAAATGAAGCCTCTGACTTCAATAATCCAACAGGAGCCTGTTTTAAAACATAGTTTCATAGCAGAGAGGACGCAGAGGATCTTCAGCTTGGTGTCCTGTTTACTCTTTCTATATGACCTTATAATAATTATGAGAAATGGtttatttttgctgcatttCCTGTTCTGAGCGCTCACAGAGAGCCGACCTACTCTAACCCGAGCCCTGATGACAATATATTATTGATAATAATATTATTGATAATAATAATGGCGCGGGGTTAAAAAAATCAGGCAGGCACGCGGACGTCCCTCACCTGACGCAAACTTACGTCAGCCGGATCCGAGAGTGACGTCGCGCTCTCGCACAAAGGCGCGCCGAGCTCAAAGTTCCTGCACGGAGACCGGGACGCAGCAGCGGGATCAACCCACGGACACGGGATCAACCCACGGACACGGGATCAAACCACGGCTAAAAATAAAGTGAGTCTCCTCTAAACGCTTCGCGGCTGTTTCGTTGCTGCTAAACGAACGTGAAGAAACGAACAAACCTGAGATTAATTTTCTTTGATCAGTTTGAGTTTTGTAACAGGAGCGGAAAGTATCGATCTCTTTATCCGGGAGATCACCGTGGAGACTGATGCCGAGTACCTGATATGTGCAGCTTGTTCATCAGTTTCTTACTAAAACGACTGAAGCGGCACACAGATGTGTGTATTAATGGATGTGTGTATTAATGGATGTGTGTATTAATGTGGTGATGCACTATAAATGTTCTACTTCACTCTGATCTGCAGCTGAGCCTCTTTTACCTGATAAACCACAAGAGGAGGATCAGATCACGTGTTCATTCTCCCTGTTAGTACACAGGAAACCAGCTCTGAGTCAGACATGTAGGAAGTGCTTTATGAGGATCATGAGAGGACGCTACTGATCTGCATAACAGACGGCATCAGTGTCTGCAGATAATGATACCACTGTGAGGTCGAATAATAAACCCTGACATCAAAACTGCCCTTAAGCAGAAGAGGAGAGACAAGTCAGGAGACAGGGAGGAAGTGAGGAGTGCTCAGAGAGAGGAAACTGTTCCAGAGGGGGGGCTGGAGAACCAGCTGCAGCTGAACAATGTCAGCGGGTCTGGAGGGTCTCAGAACCATCTCAGGGACACACTTTTTTTAATAGGTTTGATGGATCATCTGCCCCTGCTGGAGActgccccacccccaccttagCTCCTCTTTGCACTTACAGTACCTTTCCAGTCTGCTGCCCCTCCCCCTCCAGGAGGCAGCCTTCCTGCTCCAACATGTCTCACACTAAACCAGGTGAGCTGTGAACTCAGGAGGATCAAAGGAAGGAAGGCGTCAGCTCGAGGCTCCTCAGGTCTGAAGGACTGCAGCAAAACTGTGGAGTGAAAgctttttggaaacgggggcACTCGCACATGCGTACGATGGTTGCAgctcctatatccacaccgccaacttgtggcctgacAGTAGGAACTTAAACggagatcatttctgaaacaTTTCCGTGTGAACGCGTCACTTTTCAGAAACGACAACAGCAGAACGACACCGTTTCCTCTGGAAACGTCGTGTAACTGGTGCCTGAAGTTTGGGAAAATCCCACAGCTTTGGAAAACCCTGGAGTGGCTGATCCTTGCTCATCTTTGCCCCCCAGCTGAGCTCAGTGCTAGACCCACTCCAGTTCGCCATCCACTGTCATCCACCTCCTACGTCGATCCCTCACTCACCTGGAAAGTGCTGGGAACACTGTGAGAATCACCACAGTACCCACAATTCTGAGGGgcaagctggagtacccaggtACACCATCAGTGATCATCTCACCACATGGATCCTGGACGATCTCACCGATCTGTTCTGGGACGCTCCCTTGACCCAGTGGAGGTAGTGAGTGACGGGATGATGGTGGCTGAGCTGTCGTCCCtgtctgacccccccccccatgcagGTCACTCCAGAGCAGATTTAATTGCCTTTTACTGATGTTAAAATAAAGACCTGACACTTTAGAGGATGCCTCAATAGTTTGAATAGTTATGAAATCGAgtccttttaaaaataaagttggatCATCTGCCAATTTGTGTTTTCACAACTACAGAAATCCCTTTAATGGGACTAAAGTTAATGTGAGAGGCGGATCAAGTACAAACGGATACGGGGAAATCGGACGTCCTTGTTGAATTCCTCTACCACCCCCGCGTTAGATGGAGCGGTTTCATCCAAAGCTGTAACAGCAGTAATAAAGTTCATGCTGTGCAGATGCTTCCAAAATGAAGAAGAATAATCCAAAATGCCCCGGACGAGCCTCATGTGTCACCTGCCTGTTTTTCATGAATCCTGATTGTGTTTCATCAGTAATGGAGTCCAAAATATAATTGACTCTTTTGGCAAGAATTTTATAAGAAGCAGGACGGCAGAGATCAGTGACCTTCCTTCAGAGAGTTCAAAAGGGCTTCAACAGGTTTGTCGACGGTGCTACAATACTGAGAAATGAGATAATGATCATCAGTGCTTGCAACAGTGGACTTTTAGTTTTTGAGGCATGTATCAATCAATAGTTACACAATAATACACATCAGATCTCCACAGGACACAGAATAAAGGCTGAAATAAGAGTTTCTGTCTCAGTGATCCTGATGTTTACAGGTTTTAGAGGCTTTAATTGTTGCATGGATCTGATTTACTGTTTAATATTTCCTCAGATGGCAACGGTTTCAGAGTCGGAGTGGAAAAAAGCTCTGACCTCCATCATCGAGGAGCTGGACGACTCACAGCTGAAAGACATGCTGGAATTTCTGGAAATCCCCAAACAGAGGACGTCTACAACGAGCAGAGAGCTGATCCCCCAAAGAATCATTGAGAGCTGTGGAGTGGAAACATCCATCCACAAAATCAGGGAAGCAGTGGATCGAATCCCACAGAGAGACGGAGCAGTCCTGAAACACCTGCAGCCCTTTGTGGACGAACTGAAGagcaaagaggaggaaaaagggtgtgtgtgtgtgtgtgtgtgtgtgtgtgtgtgtacaggttTTCCCAAAAATATAAgatgaaactttaatgatcccacgatggggaaatttgcatattacagcagctcaaatacagagaagaaggatgaaataaaatagaaaacactataattttattctaaaataaaaaaatgatcaaGCAGAATGAATTGCAGACGGTGTCTGAAGTCTTTGAGTTGCGGCTGAGGAAATGAAGGCAGCTGGACACTGTTTGGTTCATGAAGATATTTCACTTTTTATAAGAAACTGATGGAGAGTCTCAGAGATTCATGTCTGCTGACCCAGCTGTGATCAAAGCTGTGACTCATTACCATCACGGGGCCAAGGTGTGAGACACTGCCCCTCCCCATCACAAGCTTTTTAGATCACCTGAGGCAAGATCTGTGAGTGGGGGCTGAAGCACCTGGGAAGAGGACTGCATTATACCCTAATCCCCCTCtcggtgtcctccctggtaaaacgtgtgtatttatccactgagctGATGTGGTAAAGGtcggctacaatgggagacactggggagcccatgacacatccatgtttctgtctgtagaaaCCATCATTGTATCTGAACTATGCTGTGGTCAGGCAAAGGTCTAACAGTGTGCAGATCTGATCTGggtaaagctggttctgttctgtaAGGAGTCGACTTCCTGTAGTCGTTTTCtaacggtctccactgcctcagttgtgggtgtGAAAGcgaaagtgaaaccacatcaaaggttTCATCTGGATTTAAGTTTGCAGCCCCTGTTGGTGAAGTCTGTGGAGGTTTCACTGTGATGGGGTGTTACCCACAAGCAGCGCCAAGATGGTGTCAAGATGCTTGGAATGTTGTAGGTGGCTGAGTTTCTGCTGATGATGAAGCTCCTGAGGGACTCCTTCTCTGTGGAGAAGTCCATTTATGCAGGGTGTAGCATCCCCAGGGTGAAGGCGGAGTTTTGTAGGGCAGTCGGTGACTTtctttttgtagctgcttgtagGGTCTCACCTTAAGACCTCGTAAGTGTTGCTGCCACTCAGGAGTGAAGTAATCTTAGAACAGTGGGGCCCCGCCCTTATTGGCTGGGAGTGTGTTGATGCTTCACTCAGGGATGTGATGGCCTTCTCTTCTTGAATCAGAGAGCCGTTGGTGCCGTCATCCTGATTTGTTCTGCTTCAGTTTATTAATCCCAGAACGTTGATTCTGTTCATCCCGAGAAAAGTTTCACTCATCCAGgtgacttcttcagtctcagctgcagATTTACCCGAAACTAGAACCACTGACTAAAATGTGTCACGAGCGACATTTCATGATCAATGACCATGACAGTTTGCATATTAATGATCATGAAACGTCGCGCATGGCTCGTTTTTAGtcagtgaaaaagttcaaaggAAACAGACTTTATGCTGAAAAGCTCTGAGACGTCCAGGCTCCGACCATCTGTGTTCAACATGGATACGTTTCTTTTTCaggacagaagaggaaacaCAGAGAAACTGAGTCAGAGGATGAGACGCCTGAAGCTGGTAGGCAGACACGTCCTGGGTCTGTGGCAGCGACCAGTGAGCTGCTGAGCTGGGGTCACAGTTATGATCATGAATATTATTTGAAGTCAGTCTGAtgttgagctgtgtgtgtgtgtgtgtgtgtgtgtgtgtgtgt
The window above is part of the Archocentrus centrarchus isolate MPI-CPG fArcCen1 chromosome 14, fArcCen1, whole genome shotgun sequence genome. Proteins encoded here:
- the LOC115792618 gene encoding ribonuclease kappa-B, which translates into the protein MPSLLFCGPKMAACGIVISIWGVIMLAMLGIFFSAKSAVLIEDVPFTEEDIHNDKNPPQNIYSLYNQVGINCFIAAAIYVVVGAISLCQVRLNKRQEYMVT